A region of the Phenylobacterium koreense genome:
GGCGTCAGCCGGGGTGACGCTCACGCCTTCGATTTGCGCGGCCTCGGCCAGCTCGGCGACGAATTGCGCAGCCCCTATCGTCCAGCCCCGCGCCTCCAGCATGTCGCGAATCTTCGGCTCAACCACCTCGAAGGGAAGCTGACGGCCGGGGATTCGGCGCTCAAGACGCACCACATGCCAGCCGAATCGCGACCGCACCGGCGCTTGCGCAGTATGCCCGTCCGCGAGCGCTTCGATCGCCTCCTGCACCTCCCCTACGAGCTCACCGCGGCGAATCTGGCCGAGCGAACCGCCTTGCGCGCCGGTCGGACAGGCCGAGCGGGTGGCCGCCTCGGCGAAGGCCTGACGGGAATCCCCGATTTCCGCCACCAACGCCCTGGCCTCGGCCTCGGCCTGCGCCCAGGCTGCGGCGTCGTCTCCGGCCGGCTCGATCAGTATGTGCGCAGGCTCGAACAAGGTCGGCGTGACGAACTTCTCCTGCAGGCCCTCGTAGACGCGCCGCAACTCGGAAGGGCTCGGGTCGGCGGGAACGACCGCCTCCTCGAGGATCTGGCGAATGAGGCTTTCATCCTCGGTCTCGTACCGCCCCTCCCCAACGCTCTCGGGCGCCGGTCGCATGCCTCTCCGCCGGGCCTCGGCCAGCAGCAGCCTGCGCACGACCAGGGCGCGTGCCGCCGCCTCCCATGCCGCCTGGGGATCAGGACCAGGATGATTCTGCGTCTCCTGGGCGATGGCCTCGGGCGTAATCTCCTCCCCATGGACTCGCACGATCGGTTGCAGAGGACGGCTGGCCCGCCCGCCGCCGCCACAACCACAGCCGCTCGCTTCCGCGGTCGCCTGGCTTTTCGGCGGCGCGGCCGCTCGCTCGCCCGCCCGTGAAGTCGTGAGGACAAAGCGGGCGTCGGTCATTGGCTTTCTTCCACCCCTGCCCTTTGCACGACGGGACCGCCATAGCTCGGGGCGGCGCCCGCCTCTCCGTGCGAGAGCGAGGCGGGCTGAGGACGACGCACGGCGCCGCGACTGCGCACCAACTGATAGCCAGGCCGCACGAGGTAGAAGATCGGGATGCTCCAGATGTGCACCAGCCGACTGAACGGGGTGATCATGAAGAGCGTCAGCCCCAGGATGATGTGCAGCTTGTAGACCAGGGCCGCATCCACGATCAGGTCCGCGGCGCGCGGATTGAAGGTCAGGAGCCCGTTGGCCCAGCCCATGAACAGCAGCATCTCCTCGCCATTGAGATGCTGCATCGTCCAGTAGGTGGTGGCGATGCCGAGCGTAAGCTGCAGCCAGAGCAGGACCAGCACCGCGATGTCCGTCCAGTGTGAGCTGCGGCGGATGCGCGAATCGAACAGCCGCCTATGAAGCAGCAAGGTCGCGCCGACCCAGGCCATGATCCCCGCAGCGCCACCGACAAGGAGGGCCGCCCGCTGCTTGAAGCCATGCTCGATACCAACGGCGTCGAACACGTTGACCGGCGTCAGCAGGCCGACGAAGTGACCCCCCAGCAGGATGAGGACGCCCATGTGGAAGAGATTGGAGCCCAGCACCATCTGCTTGCGCCGCAGGAACTGGCTCGACTGGGACCGCCAAGTGTACTGGGCCATGTCGAAGCGAAAGATGCTGCCGACGATCAGCACAGTCACGGCGAGATATGGATACCAGCCGAAGGCGAGCTGATTGATGAAGGACTGCATGACATGCTCCTCAGCTAGCCGACGGCGGGCGGTCGGCGGGTCGCTTCCAGGCTCTCAGCTTGGCGACGAACCCGGTGGGCTGCGGTGTCTCGGGCCCGAACCTGACGGGCGCCTCTTCCCAGGCCGCATCGACCGCGGTGAAGTCGTCGGCGCTGGCGTCGGGCTGGCGACGCAGGTCCTCGATGGCGTCCGGATCCACCCGGGCGCCGGAAAGCTCGACGATCGCCTGCAGCACGGCCGCATAGGGAGTCCGCCGCTTGGCCAGGCGCTCGAACAGGGCCTGGAAGACATGGGACGGTTGGGCCAGTAACCGCCGCGCCTCGCGCGCCGGCAAGAGCGAGGCGAACTCCAGGAACGCCGGCAGGTAGTCCGGCAACTCGTCGGGGGTCATGTAGAAGCCCTGAGCGAGATAGGTCTCGCGCAGGTCGATCATGGCCTGGCCGCGTTCGCGACTTTCGCCATGCACATGTTCGAAAAGATGCAGCGACAGCGAGCGCGTACGATCGAACAGGTCGGTGTAGCGCCCCTGGAGATCGAGCAGTTCATCGCGGGCGAACTCCTCGAACAGCGGGTCCAGCGCCGATCGCGTCCTGGGCTTGAGGTCGTGTTCGCTGGCGATCGCCGCGCGCAACGACTGAGCGTCGGCCTTCAGCTCCTCGGTCGGATAGGACAACAGGAGCGATAGCGCCTTGAGGGTGCGGCTCATGTGGGGATGTCCATGTACTTCTTGCGCGGTGTGTGACCTGGCCGGCCGAAGAGGTCGGCCTTGGTGGTGCCGTTGGAACCTTCCCGGAAGGCGAAGCCGGCCGCGCCACGCAGCCAGTAGGCGTCCTCCGTGTCCTCACGGTGCGTGGTCGGGATCACGTAGCGGTCTTCGTAGGCCGCCAAGCCCATGTATCGATACATTTCCTCGATGACCGCGCCCGACAGGCCCACACGCTGCGCGATAGCTTCATTGACTACCCCGTCGACCGTCTTGGACCGCATGTAGGCCCGCATCGCGAGCATCCGCTCCAGAGCCTGGGCGACCGGCTCTTCAGCGCCGGCCGTAAGGAGATTGGCCAGATACCGCAGGGGAATCCGGAGCGAGCGGACGTCCGGCATGCCGTCGTTGACGGTCATCTTGCCGACCTCGGCCGCCGACTGGATCGGCGACAGCGGCGGCACGTACCAGACCATCGGCAAGGTCCGGTATTCGGGATGCAGCGGGAAGGCCACCTTCCATTCGCAGGCCATCTTCCAGATCGGCGAGCGGGTGGCCGCCTCGATCCAGGTCTCCGGCACCCCGTCGCGGCGGGCCCGCTCCTGAACGGCGACGTCGTTCGGGTCGAGGAAAACCGACAACTGCGCGTCGTAGAGGTCCTTGGGGTCCTCGACGCTGGCGGCCTCCTTGATGCGGTCAGCGTCATAGAGAATGACGCCGAGGTAGCGGATGCGCCCGACGCAGGTCTCCGAGCAGACCGTCGGCTGACCGGCCTCGATGCGGGGAAAGCAGAAGATGCACTTCTCCGACTTCCCGGTGGACCAGTTGTAATAGACCTTCTTGTAGGGGCAGCCGGAGACGCACATGCGCCAGCCGCGGCAGCGCTCCTGGTCGATCAGGACGATGCCGTCCTCAGCCCGCTTGTAGATCGCCCCCGAGGGACAGGCCGCCAGGCACGCCGGGTTCAGGCAGTGCTCGCAGAGCCGCGGCAGGTACATCAGGAAGGTGTTCTCGAACTGGCCGTAGATCTCCTTCTGGACGCCCTCGAAGTTGTAGTCCTGAGAGCGCTTGGAGAACTCGCCGCCGAGATCGTCCTCCCAGTTGCCGCTCCACTCGACCTTCTTCATCGGCTCGCCCGTGATCAGCGAGCGCGGCTTGGCCGTGGGTTGCGCCTGGAGCTCCGGCGCCTTTTCGAGCCATTCGTATTCGAAGGTATAGGGCTCATAGAAGTCGTCGATCTCGGGAAGATCGGGATTGGCGAAGATCTTCGACAGGATCCGCCACTTGGCGCCCATGCGCGGCTCGATGCGGCCGTTGGGTTTGCGGACCCACCCGCCTTTCCAGCGCCTCTGGTTCTCCCAGTCCTTGGGATAGCCGATGCCGGGTTTGCTCTCGACGTTGTTGAACCAGACGTATTCGACCCCCTCGCGGTTGGTCCAAACGTTCTTGCAGGTGATGGAGCAGGTGTGACACCCGATGCACTTGTCGAGATTCAGCACCATGCAGACTTGAGCGCGGACCTTCATCAGACGCGGGCCTCCTGCTCGACCTGGGCTGCAGCTTTGTCGAACCAGTTGAGCTGGCTCATCTTGCGAACGATGATGAACTCGTCGCGATTAGCCCCCACGGTGCCATAGTAGTTGAAGCCGTAGGCCAGGTGGACGTAGCCGCCGATCATGTGCGTCGGCTTCATATTGATGCGGGTGACGGAGTTATGGATTCCGCCCCGCTGGCCGGTGATCTCCGAGCCGATGGTGCCCACCAGCTTCTCCTGGGCGTGGTACATGATGGCCAGCCCCTCGGGCACGCGCTGGGAGACGATCGCGCGGGCGGTCAATGCGCCATTGACATTGAAGGCCTCGATCCAGTCGTTGTCGGAGAGCCCGGCCTTTTCGGCGTCCACCTCGCTGATCCAGATGCTGGGGCCGCCGCGGCTCAGCGACAGCATGATCAGGTTTTCGCAATAGGTGGAGTGGATGCCCCACTTCTGGTGAGGCGTAACGAGGTTCAGCACGATCTCGGCGTTGCCGTTGGGCAGTTTGCCGACGACGGACTGATAGGAACGGGTGTCGATGGGCGGCCGCCAGGTGCAGAGCTCCTCGCCGAAGGCCCGCATCCACGGATGGTCCTGATAGAGCTGTTGGCGCCCGCTGAGCGTCCGCCACGGGATCAACTCATGCACGTTGGTCCAGCCGGCGTTGTAGCAAACCTCCTCGGACTCGATCCCCGACCAGGTCGGTGAGGAGATGATCTTGCGCGGCTGGGAAGCCACGTCGCGAAAGCGGATCTTCTCGTCTTCCTTGCCTTCCGCGAGATGAGCGTGCTCACGGCCCGTGAATTCCGAGAGCGCGGCCCAGGCCCGCATCGCGACCTCGCCATTGGTTTCCGGCGCGAGCATCAGGACGGTTTCGCAGGCGTCGATGTCGGTCAGCACGCGCGGCCGGCCCTTGGTCGGACCCTGCAGCGCCGTACCATTGAGGGCCGCCAGGTGTTTGACTTCCTCCTCGGTGTTCCAGACCAGCCCCTTGCTTCCGTTGCCCTTGGCTTCCAGCAAAGGACCAATGGCGGTGAACCGCGCATAGGTGTTCGGGTAGTCTCGCTCGACCAGGCTCACCTTCGGCATGGTGAGGCCCGGGACGGGTTCGCACTCGCCCTTGCCCCAGTCCTTCACATCGTAGGGCTGAGCCAACTCCTCCGCCGCATCGTGCTGGATCGGGGTGAGCATCAGGTCGTGCTCCACCCCCAGCACCTCGGAGCACACCTCTGAGAACGTCTTGGCGATACCGCGGAAGATCTCCCAGTCCGTCTTGGAGTCCCACAGGGGATCCACCGCCGCCGTCAGCGGATGGATGAACGGGTGCATGTCGGAGGTGTTGAGATCGTGCTTCTCGTACCAGGTCGAGGAGGCCAGCACGATGTCGGCATAGAGCGCCGTGGTGGAGAGCCGGAAGTCGATGCTGACCATCAGGTCGAGCTTTCCGATGGGCGCTTCGTCGCGCCAGACCACCTCTTCGGGCCTGGCGCCGCCGGTCTTGGCGAGATCTTCGCCGATCACGCCGTGCAGAGATCCGACGAGGTGCTTGAGAAAATACTCATGCCCCTTTCCGCTCGCGCCCAGGACGTTGGATCGCCAGAAGAACATATTGCGCGGCCAGTTCACCGGGTTGTCTGGATCATGGCAGCTCATCTTCAGGGCGCCCGACTTCAGGCCCGCCGCCGTCCACTCGCCGGGATCCTGGCCGCTGGCTTTCAGTTCCCGTCCGAGGTCGAGCGTGTTGGCCTCCAGGGCCGGCGTCGAAGGAAGCCAGCCCATGCGTTCGGCCCGGATGTTCCAGTCAATGGCGCTTTCCGGCCATGCCGCGTCCTGCGCAGTGGGCGAGAGCATGTCGGTCATGCGCAGGCTGTCGTATCGCCACTGATCCGTATGGGCGTACCAGAAGGAGGTCGCGTTCTGCTGGCGGACGGGCCGAATCCAGTCGAGTGCGAAGGCCAGCGGCGCCCATCCGGTCTGAGGCCTCAGCTTCTCCTGGCCGACATAGTGCGCCCAGCCGCCGCCGGACTGACCCACGCAGCCGCAGAGCACCAGCATGTTGATGATGCCGCGGTAGGTCATGTCCATGTGGTACCAGTGGTTGATCCCGGCTCCGACGATGACCATCGACCGGCCCTTGGTCTTTTCGGCATTCTCGGCGAACTGGCGAGCCACTGAAATGATGGCCTCACGGGGCGTACCAGTGACCCGCTCGGCCCAGGCGGGCGTGAAGGGCGCGTCGTCATCGTAGCTTTGCGCGACGTTCTGGCCGCCGAAGCCGCGGTCGAGCCCATAGTTGGCGCAGAAGAGGTCGAATACCGTGGCCACCAGCGCCTCGCCGTCCTTCAACGCCATGCGGCGCGCAGGCACGTTGCGGGTCAGAACGTCCGGATGGTCGGTCGCCACAAAGGTCGCGGGCGCATCGCCCCCAAAGTAGGGGAAATCGACTGGCGCGATCTCGTCATGCGCGTCGGCGAGCGTCAGCCGCAGTCGGATGTCTCGCCCTTGCCCATCCTTCTGTTCGAGGTTCCATTTGCCCTTGTCGCCCCATCGGTGTCCCGCCGAGCCTTGCGGACAGACCGGCTGGCCCGTGCCCTCGTCGAGACCGACCGTCTTCCAGTCCGGCTTGTTCGCCTCCCCCAACGCGTCGGGGAAGTCGGCGGCGCGCAGCATGCGATCGGCGACGTAGCGGCCGTCCTTCGGGATGAGTCGCACCAGCAGCGGCAGGTCCGAGTACCTGCGGACATAGTCGTCGAAGTAGGGAACTGTCCTGCCAAGGAAGAACTCGCGCAGGATGACGTGACCCATCGCCAGCGCGAGGGCGGCATCCGTGCCCTGCTTGGGGTGCAGCCAAAGGTCCGAAAACTTGGCGGCTTCGTTGAAGTCCGGCGCCACGACGACGCTGCGGGCTCCCCGGTAGCGCACCTCGGTATAGAAGTGGGCGTCCGGCGAGCGGGTCATGGGGATGTTCGAGCCCCAGACAATCAGAAACCCCGCATTGTACCAGTCGGCCGATTCCGGCACGTCGGTCTGCTCGCCCCAGGTCTGAGGCGAAGACGGCGGCAGGTCGCAGTACCAGTCGTAAAAGCTGAGGGGCACGCCGCCGATCAGCGAAAGATATCGGCTGCCGGCGGCGTAGGAGATCATCGACATCGCCGGGATTGGCGAGAAGCCGGTCACCCGGTCGGGCCCGTACTTCTTGATCGTATAGGCGTTGGCGGCCGCGATGATCTCGTTGGCCTCGTCCCAACCAACCCGCACAAACCCGCCACGACCACGGCGGCTGACCCAGTCCTTGCGCTTCTCCGGTGCCTCGACGATCGAGCGCCAGGCCGCGACGGGAGACCGGCTCTTGCGCGCTTCGCGCCAGTGGCGCAGCAGGCGTCCACGGACCAGCGGGTATTTCAGCCGCGCGCCAGAATAGAGGTACCAACTGTAGCTGGCGCCGCGCGGGCAGCCGCGCGGCTCGTGATTGGGCAGGTCCGGACGCGTGCGGGGATAGTCGGTCTGCTGGGTTTCCCAGGCGACGATCCCGCCCTTGACGTAGATCTTCCAGGAGCACGAGCCGGTGCAGTTCACACCGTGTGTCGAGCGCACGATTTTGTCGGCCGCCCAACGTTTGCGATAGGCGTCCTCCCAGCCGCGGTCCTCCCGAGTGGTCATGCCGTGGCCGTCAGCAAAGGGCTCACGCTCGCGGGCGAAGTAGGTCAGGCGGTCCAGGAGGTGGCTCATGGGCGTCCTTGCAGAGCTGGTCGGGTTCGGAAACCGGCTATGGCCGAGGCGAAGCTGTTCACTGCGGCGGCGGCCTGGGACAGATCACCGGAGCCAAGGTCAAACTGATCGGCGATCGCAAGGCCGGCGATGCAGAAGATGGTCCAGGCCGCAAAGCACAGCGCAAACGCCGGGGCGCTCATCCAAAGTGCGCGACTAGCACGCGGCGCATTGGCGCCCAACGCTTCACTCACGGCATCCCCCGTCCTTGGGCGCACGTCTAGAATTTCACAACGACGGAGTCGTAGACTTGTTCCGGCTTACTAATGGAATCCCTTGGCAGGAGCGGCTGCATACGTTGCGCGACCGCCGCGGGCAGGCTTAATGCTCCATAAACCATGCATCTGCTTTGCGTGGCCTTCGCCTACGCGCAAAGCCTCATCGCGCGCGTCTGGGCGATGCCGTTCGACCGCCGAGACCGCCCGGGGTGCGGAGCCTCTAGTGTAGAGCTTCCGGCGCAGACGCAGCGCCGAACGCGTCCTTCAGTCGGCGGCCCCGTTCGAGACGGCGGCTCCTGCAGCAATCTTTCCGCCCGGCTCCTGCAGCATCAGTTGCAGCAAGGCATCGGTGACCCGCGGCTCCAGCCCTTCGGTGTGCCCTTTTCCAATACGCACGACGTCGGCGATCACCCGACCGTCCCGAGCGTTCGGATAGCGCCAGACCTCCGCCTGCCCAGGCCCAGCCTTCAGGCCCCACACCGGGTAGGTGCAGCGTCCGAAGTCCCAGATCTGGCCTGGCTGGTCATCGACGATGTCCGGCTGCCGGACACGCGGGCCTGCGCCGTACTTCTCGGCCCAGGGCGAGGTCTCCGGAAGGGCCACGATCTCGCGTTCTCCGGTGGTGTAGATGAAGGAGAAGTCGCCGACGGGCAGTTCGGGAGGCGGCATCGACGGGCGCGGCTCCGGCGGCGATCCGTCCGCCTTGGGCGGGCCAAATCGCGGTGTCCATTCGGCCCGGCCGAGCCGGCCTCCCGACAGGCTGATGAAGCCGTCCACACGGTCGGCGAAGAACGGCGTCTGCAGAAGCCGCGCCGAGGTCATGCCGCCCTGGCTATGCCCGGCCAGCCAGAAGGCCCGGATCGACTCCGGCCCAAGTTCGGCCACCACCAGGTTCACGATGTTCTGCAGGTGCTCGTCGTCTTCCTCGGAAATCCACACTCGCACCGGAGGCCCGCCAGGCGCGAACGGGCGCTGGACGGCTGCGGTCGGCGTTGCGATCACCAGCCGGTGGCTCTGCTTGAAGTCCACCAGCGGGAAGTAGTGTCGCTGCCAGTTCCCGAGCGATCCGCCGCCATGCAGGTTCAGAACGAAGGTGACTGGCTCTCCTGGCTGCAGGTCGCAGGGGAAATCGAGGAAGAACTTCCGCCCGGTCGCCGGATCCACGGCGTCGCCGCGGAAGGTGAGGCTCCCCGTCTCGACAAGCGCCTCGCCCTTAGCTCGGGCGGCTCCTTCCACGGTGCGCTCCAGTCCCAGCATCTGACGCTCTCCCTGAATCAGGCGTCTCAGCGCCTGAAATTCCGCAGCCGACAGTAAACCCCGCTGTCTGAGCTTCGTGAAGTCAGTCAGGCCGCAGCTAGACTTTGACGGAGCGTCTGCGAGACGACCTGGGGGATCGCCACGAGGTCGCCCCCGTCGCTACCGCGCGCGCGCAGCGCTCTGGCGCTCGACGGCGTATAGCAGGCCGCCTCTCCGGACATAGACCGCGAAGGTCAGGCCCGTGCAGCTCAGATAGAACAGCATGAAGCCCCACAGGGCGAGGTTCGCCGAACCGGTCGCGGCGATCGAAGCGCCATAGGCTTTGGGAATGAAGAAGGCCCCGAAAGCGGCGATGGCGGAGGTGAAGCCGATGACCGCGGCGGCCTCCCGGTCGGCGCGGGCCGCGTCGCCCGCGCGGCCCACCGTCTCGCGCCAGATGGCCGGGATCATCTGGAAGGTGGAGGCGTTGCCGACTCCACTGAAGAAGAACAGCAGCATGACCGTGGCGAAGAAGCCCCAGAAGCTGCCCGCGTCCAGGAACCAGATCATGCCGCCCGCCGAAGCGGTCATGGCGACGAAGACCAGCAGGCTGATGCGCGCGCCGCCGAAACGGTCGGCGAGCCAGCCCGTGCCCGCCCTCGACAGGGCGCCGATCAGAGGGCCCAGGAAGACGTACTTGAGCGAATCGACCTCCGGGAAGGCCAGACGCGCAAGCAAGGGAAAGCCGGCCGAGAAGCCGATGAACGATCCGAAAGTGCCCAGGTAGAGCCAGCACATCAACCAGGTGTGCAGTCGCTCGAAGACGGCGGCCTGGTCGGCGAAGGACGCCTTGGCGCCAGCCAGATCATCCATGCCGAACCAGGCAAGCGCCACGCCCAGGAGAATGAAGGGGACCCACAGGAAGCCGGCGTTCTGCATCCAGAGCTGTCCTCCGTCGCTCATGGACTGCGGCCCGCCGCCGAGGACGCCGAAGATGGCGATCGTGACCGCGAGAGGCACGACGAACTGCATCAGGCTCACGCCCAGATTGCCCAGGCCGGCGTTGATGGCGAGCGCAGCCCCCTTTTCCGCCTTGGGGAAGAAGAAGCTGATATTGGCCATGGAAGAGGCGAAATTGCCGCCCCCGAGCCCACACAAGAGGGCCAGGACGACGAAGATCAGATAGGGCGTGTCGGGGGCCTGCACGGCGTAGCCGATGCCGAAGGCCGGAACCAGAAGGGAGGCCGTGGAGATCGCGGTCCACAGACGTCCGCCGAACAGCGGCACGACGAAGGAATAGAAGATTCTGAGCGTTGCGCCGGAAAGCCCAGGCAGGGCCGCCAGCCAGAACAGCTCATCTGGGGTGAAGTTGAAGCCGACTGCGGGAAGCTTGGCGACGACCACGCTCCAGACCATCCAGACGGCGAAGGCCAGCAGCAGGCAGTAGGTCGATATCCACAGGTTGCGCCGCGCGATCGGCCGGCCGGCGGTCTCCCAGAAGGCAGGATCCTCGGGCCGCCAGTCGGCGATCGGGCCCCGCTGGATGGTCTTCCCGAGCGCGCCCGCACCGGCCTCGCGCGCCACGCGGGCGGCGTGCACCGACGCCATCTCCGGCAGTTCCGGCAGTTCGCCGCGGTCGACGCCCGGCTGCAGCTCCATCCGCCGGATCGCGAAGTGCATCCAGACCAGGGCGGTGAGGCTCAGAAGGAGCAGTAGGAAGAAGCAACTGGTCCAGACGCCGGTGAGGTCGTTGAGTACGCCGAACACCAGGGGCAGGACGAAGCCGCCGAGCCCGCCCACCATGCTGACGACGCCTGCCACCGAGCCGACGTTCTCGGGATAGTAGGTCGGAATGTGCTTGAGCACCGCGGCCATGCCGAGGCTCATGAAGAAGCCGAGGGCCAGCAGGGTCACCACGAACGGCGCGAGGCTCATGGAGGTGGAGAAGGCGATCGGCCCGCGGACGCCGTGGATCACATAGTCGGTCGGCGGATAGGACAGCATGAAGGCCAGGAGCGCCGATGCGCCGAACGTCCAGTATAGGACGGCGCGGGCGCCATAGCGGTCGGACAGCCGGCCCCCATAGATCCGGAAGAGGCTGGCCGGGATTGCGTAGCCTGCCGTCAGCAGGCCGGCCAGCTTCACGTCGAGGCCGTAGACGCCTACGAAGTACCGGGGCAGCCACAGGCTCAATCCGACGAAGGCCCCGAAGAGGACGAAGTAATAGAGCGAAAACCTCCAGACCTGAAGATTCCTCAAGGGCCGCAACTGTTCGGCCAGCGTCGGCATGACGGCTTCCCGCCCTCGTCCCGGTTCGTCCCGGGCCGCGAAGATGAAGACCAGCGCGACAACGATCAGACCGGCCGCCCAGAGCTGGGCGGCGACGCGCCAACCGGCCTCCAGCATGGCGACGGGCGCCAGGAACTCCGTGATCACGGCGCCGGCCGTGCCGACGCTGAAGACTCCGAAGGCCGTGCCCTGGCGATCGGACGGGACGAATTTCGAGACGTAGCTGATCCCCACCGCGAAGGAGCCGCCCGCCAGGCCGACCCCCAGGGCCGCCAGCAGCAGACGCAGATAGGAGTCGGCGAAGGACATCAGGAAGGTCGCCACGGCGGCGATCAGCATCACGATCAGGAACATGCGTCGGCCGCCGAAACGATCCGACAGGATCCCCAGCACGGCCCGGCTGAGGGCGCCGGTGAGCACCGGAGTTGCGACCAGCAGAGCAAACTGGGTCTCGGTGAGGCCGAACTCCGCCTTGACGCCCAGGCCGAGGATCGAAAAGAGGGTCCAGACGGCGAAGCACGCCGCGAAGGCGATGGTGCTGACCCAAAGCGCCCGCGCACCGCTTGGAGTGGGTTCGGTCACGCCAGTGTCCATGCCACAATCCCATCCGATCGGGGGGATTCAGAACTACCGCTCCTTGCATTCAAGTCAATACAGTCGTCATCGGTTGCAAGCCGTGCATTCGGATGCGCTGATGCGGCGCGCGGGAGGCGCTGAGAACGAGACATGGCGCATCGCCCGCCCGAGTCGTCTTGGTCCAAAGCCCTAAGGATGGCGTTCGGCCCGCAGATCCGCGCCTGGAGGGGCGAGGCGCCTCTAGGCCCAGTGTTCTGGGGCCAGGCCGTCCTGCCGAGCCTGGTCCTGGTCCTGATCTATGTGGACGCGCTCTATCGACGCGATCCGGTGGTCGAGCAGGTGGCGCTGAGCCTTTTCCAACTGCATTCGGGGTGGGCGCTGGTCTCGATCTGGCGCTGCGCCGACAATGCGACGCCGCCCTGGGACACGATCGCGCGCCTGGTGACGATCGCCTGGGCCGTCAACGCCGTGCTGGTGGCGGGCTTTCTGCAGCTCGATCTGCTGAGGCGCTAGGTACCGGGACGCAAGGCCGGCGCGCGAACGGCGCCGCGCAGACCGGTCCACATGGCGCGCGCAAGCCCGATCGCCGTCGCGACCCACGCAGCGAGCGCGATCCAGACCATCGTCTCGGCGATGGCGCGCAGAGGCCCGAACTCCGCCGCCAGCGACAGCCGCAGGCTGGCCAGGGCGTACATGCCCAGGGGGAAGACCAGGCTCCAGAGCATGGGCGTGTAGCGCAAGGGAACGCGGCGGACGCCGTGCTTCCACAGGCCGAACAGGACCAGCAACGGAATCCACCAGGTAGCCCAGGCCCACATGATTAGGGTGACCCCGTCAATGAACGGACGCATCGACATCAGGAACGGCACCCCGCTCTCCTCCAGGATCAAGGTCGAGCCCGCGTTTGCGCTGATGGCGGCCGCACCCATCACCACCCAGAGCAGCGGCGTGATATCCTCGGGTCCGACGTCGAAGAAGAATATCCGATAGGCAAAGAGCGTGATGAATATGCCGTAGAGGGCCAGGCCGACGCCCCAGAGCATGTGGATCAGCACGAACAGCGCCGGCGCCAGCTCCCGCTGATGCGGGGCGATCATGGCGCCGAGGATCACCAGCGACTCGGTGCCCACAATGGCGATGAGCCAGCCGCCGTGCACCACGTTGGCGTTGTGGGCGGAGTTGAGGAAGGTCAGCACTGCGAAGCTGAAATAGATCAGGGCGAACCAGACCGCGAAAGCGAAGAGCCACAGGCCCAGCGCCACGTCCATCAGGCCTCTCAGGTTCATCCCCAAGCCCAGCACGTCGCTCGCGGCCACCAGCGTGAAGAAGGAGAAG
Encoded here:
- a CDS encoding peptidylprolyl isomerase, with product MTDARFVLTTSRAGERAAAPPKSQATAEASGCGCGGGGRASRPLQPIVRVHGEEITPEAIAQETQNHPGPDPQAAWEAAARALVVRRLLLAEARRRGMRPAPESVGEGRYETEDESLIRQILEEAVVPADPSPSELRRVYEGLQEKFVTPTLFEPAHILIEPAGDDAAAWAQAEAEARALVAEIGDSRQAFAEAATRSACPTGAQGGSLGQIRRGELVGEVQEAIEALADGHTAQAPVRSRFGWHVVRLERRIPGRQLPFEVVEPKIRDMLEARGWTIGAAQFVAELAEAAQIEGVSVTPADAGFGACADGGGC
- the narI gene encoding respiratory nitrate reductase subunit gamma; the encoded protein is MQSFINQLAFGWYPYLAVTVLIVGSIFRFDMAQYTWRSQSSQFLRRKQMVLGSNLFHMGVLILLGGHFVGLLTPVNVFDAVGIEHGFKQRAALLVGGAAGIMAWVGATLLLHRRLFDSRIRRSSHWTDIAVLVLLWLQLTLGIATTYWTMQHLNGEEMLLFMGWANGLLTFNPRAADLIVDAALVYKLHIILGLTLFMITPFSRLVHIWSIPIFYLVRPGYQLVRSRGAVRRPQPASLSHGEAGAAPSYGGPVVQRAGVEESQ
- the narJ gene encoding nitrate reductase molybdenum cofactor assembly chaperone codes for the protein MSRTLKALSLLLSYPTEELKADAQSLRAAIASEHDLKPRTRSALDPLFEEFARDELLDLQGRYTDLFDRTRSLSLHLFEHVHGESRERGQAMIDLRETYLAQGFYMTPDELPDYLPAFLEFASLLPAREARRLLAQPSHVFQALFERLAKRRTPYAAVLQAIVELSGARVDPDAIEDLRRQPDASADDFTAVDAAWEEAPVRFGPETPQPTGFVAKLRAWKRPADRPPSAS
- the narH gene encoding nitrate reductase subunit beta; the protein is MKVRAQVCMVLNLDKCIGCHTCSITCKNVWTNREGVEYVWFNNVESKPGIGYPKDWENQRRWKGGWVRKPNGRIEPRMGAKWRILSKIFANPDLPEIDDFYEPYTFEYEWLEKAPELQAQPTAKPRSLITGEPMKKVEWSGNWEDDLGGEFSKRSQDYNFEGVQKEIYGQFENTFLMYLPRLCEHCLNPACLAACPSGAIYKRAEDGIVLIDQERCRGWRMCVSGCPYKKVYYNWSTGKSEKCIFCFPRIEAGQPTVCSETCVGRIRYLGVILYDADRIKEAASVEDPKDLYDAQLSVFLDPNDVAVQERARRDGVPETWIEAATRSPIWKMACEWKVAFPLHPEYRTLPMVWYVPPLSPIQSAAEVGKMTVNDGMPDVRSLRIPLRYLANLLTAGAEEPVAQALERMLAMRAYMRSKTVDGVVNEAIAQRVGLSGAVIEEMYRYMGLAAYEDRYVIPTTHREDTEDAYWLRGAAGFAFREGSNGTTKADLFGRPGHTPRKKYMDIPT